The genomic DNA AGTACTAACCTATTCTTTACCTGGACTTACTAACCGGGCAAATGATTTTAGAATAAAATTGCCACCAGTGCAACTACAATCCTTAGTGCCAAGAAGAGCCTTATTGAAGTtataataaaatcaatatttccgTTTCGACCGTCAAACAGTTTCAAAATCCATTTTATTGATATAAAACTGTTCTACTGCTTCAATCGATTCACCGGCATTGCCGATATGCTTCAATGCGTTGATAAACCATGCTTCTTCCACGTGCATGGCTCCGGCACGGCAAACTCCACCTTGTTGCGTTGCTGCTTTTGGTTTTAGTTTGTTCTCATTCTCTTCACATTTTCTCTTCACGCCCCCATACAGCTCAGCCTGGCCAGTGCCCAGTCGTTTGGGTCGCGGTGCTCGAACCAGGTGTTCACGCCGACCGCCCGCTTCCGGAGCGTGGTGGTGCGCATCAAGGAGCTAAAGTTTTCCCGCCGCAAGGACATCTCGCGCGAAATCATGAAGGAGATGCGGCTGCTGCGCGACCTGCGGCACGATAACATCAATAGCTTCATCGGGGCTTGCGTGGAGCCGATGCGGATATTACTAGTCACTGATTATTGTGCCAAGGGAAGCCTGTACGATATCATCGAGAACGAGGATATCAAGCtagatgatttatttattgcatcACTGGTGCATGATTTAATTAAGGTGAGTGCGAATGCCACCGACCCGGGCGCGAACGTGTCCACACTAAATTGAGTTTTCGCCTAATCTGTCTATCGTTCGTTCCATTCGCCGCCTTTTTCAAATTGGCCGTCGGGTTTCGTGCGCACGTGCGTGCTGCATCATCATTTGCAGGCAATGATCTACATTCACAGTTCAGCTTTAAACTATCACGGTAACTTGAAATCGTCGAACTGCGTCGTGACGTCGCGCTGGATGCTACAGGTGACGGACTTTGGGCTGCACGATCTTCGCCACTGTGCCGAAAATGAGTCGATCGGCGAACATCAGCACTACCGAAGTAAGTCTAACGGGGCGGGAATAGACGCAATCGGACACATCTTATCATTATCACCATTCCTTTAGACCTTTTCTGGAAGTCACCGGAGCTGTTGCGGCAACCGAACGTGTACGGCAGCCAGAAGGGGGACGTGTACGCGTTCGCGATCATCCTGTTCGAAATCATTGGCCGCCGGGGCCCGTTCGGGTATACCGAACTCGAGCCGAAGGAGATTATCGACCGGGTGAAAGCGCTGCCCGAACCGGGCAAGGAACCGTTCCGGCCCGACATCGAGAGCGTCATCGAAAACGAGAACGTGTCCGACTATGTGATCAACTGCATACGCGACTGCTGGGACGAAAATGCCGAACTGCGGCCCGATTTTCCCAACATTCGGTAAGCTGCCACTACAAGGTCACGCGTCATCTTTGTCGCACACACTGACCGATTGTCTTTGTTTTTCGTGGAATACAGAAATCGACTGAAGCGTATGCGTGGCGGCAAGTCAAAGAACATCATGGACCAGATGATGGAGATGATGGAAAAGTACGCCAACAATCTGGAGGAGATCGTGCAGGATCGGACCCGGTTGCTGTGCGAGGAGAAGCGCAAGACGGAGGATCTGCTGCACCGCATGCTGCCCCAACCGGTGGCAGAGAAACTGACCAAAGGGCTCGGCGTCGAGCCAGTATCGTACGATTCGGTGACGATCTACTTCAGTGACATTGTTGGTTTTACAGCGATGTCCGCCGAAAGCACACCGCTGCAGGTGGTCAACTTCCTGAACGATCTGTACACGGTGTTCGACCGCATCATCAAGGGTTACGACGTGTACAAGGTGGAAACGATCGGTGACGCGTACATGGTGGTAAGTGGGCGGGGGGAGTGTTGAATATTTGGGGCGGAATAATGTCTGTGTTTATCCCCCTCCGCTCAGGTATCCGGGTTACCGATAACGAACGGCAACCGACACGTCGGTGAGATCGCTTCGATGGCGCTGGAACTGCTGCAAGCCGTCCGCAGCCACCGGATTGCACACCGACCAAACGAAACGCTAAAGCTACGCATCGGCATACATACCGGACCGGTGGTGGCGGGTGTCGTCGGTCTTACCATGCCGCGGTACTGTCTGTTCGGCGATACCGTCAATACGGCGTCCCGGATGGAGTCGAACGGTGAAGCGCTGAAGATACACATCTCCCAGCAGTGTAAGGATGCGCTCGACACGCTCGGCGGttacgtgatcgtcgagcgtgGGTTGATCGCGATGAAGGGCAAGGGTGAGGTGATGACGTACTGGCTGGAGGCGGCCACCGAGCAAGCCATCCAGAAGATACCGGTCGATGTGCGGGATCTGCCACCGCCCCTGTTCTGCCGACCGAGGCGCAGCCCAAAGATGACGTTCGATTCGAGGCATCCGAGCATTATTGGGCTGCCGGGCGGTGGGATGATGGGCGGGATGGGCAGTTACATGCCGGGCAGCAGGCGGCAATCGTGCGCTCATCGGGTCGGTGGCGGTGCCGACCATGAAAGCAGCTACAGTTTGCAGGGCTCGATGTTTGGACCGATGGTACCGATGAGGGCCGATTCACCGCCTCGCCGGTATCCGTTCGATCCGGCATCGGCAGGTCGGGAAGGTTCGATGGCGCTGGATGACGGTGATGACTATTCGCAGTGTACGCTGGACCAGCGAACGGTACCGGTGTCGGCCACCACGGGTACGCTTGGTAGTAAAATGGCTTCGAGCGATAATCTGAAGCGTGCCCTGTTCGGAGCCAGTCCCGCTAGACGGTTGAGCCACAAGCTGCGCTCGATTACGTCGGCCGACGATTACAAGCAGCTGTGCAGCAATCGGTCCGCCAACGGGGGAAGATCGCCCGATGCGGCACTGTTGCGCGAAAGCCGTTCACTCGATCCGTTCCCCGTCACGATCGAACCGAAGCGCAAGCGGTTGGACGCACTGGCCAAACGTGTGCCACGGTTGGCGAAAACGATTGCCGCACCCTCGCGTACCGGATCGCAAACGTTCGCAGCACCGACGGTTGTTTCGACGATCAGCCATGAATCGATTGCCGATGGTAGCAGTGCCGTACGGCGACAGCAGCACGACGAtccgcagcagcaacagccacgTCAGCTGACCGCGCTCACCACGAAGGCACCGAACAACAGTCACAACAGCGACCAGCAATCGTACCACAAGTATctgcacaacaacaactgcaACGGTTCGATCGGGAATGGGGCGGGTCAGGAGGAGCAGGCCGCCACCTGTCCGCTGCTTACCCGCCAAACGTCCCTTACCACGCCGCAGGACCACCACGACTGTCCGGGGCTGTACacgaacaacagcagcagcaaacggtggtACTCGCTCGAGCACGTTGGCGTACCGGATGAGGATGCGTGCAGCAAAAAGTCCCTAACGCGCAGCTCGATCAAATCGTGGCTGGTCGGGTTCATACACGGCAATGGGTTTAAGTCGAGCGACAGCTCGTTGCGGAAGGTGGGCGTACTGCCGGTCGGGGTCGGTGGCGTTACCGGGTTCGGTGAGCTGCAACCGACACCGGAAAAGGAAAGCATGGTTTAGAGAGCACCACCCCCGAAGCGCGAGCAGGAAGGTGCAGCCTGTTTTTttaactgttttgttttgtttctccttATTTgttccccccacccccctcccaaAACTACCCTGATGGGGACCTGATGGGTTGTAGTAATGATATGTTTTAGCCTGATTCGTAATCTGAGTGCCATGTGATTTGTAACGGGGATCGGGGGACGTGTATGCGTGAGTAATTGAACGAGCGAGTATGGTGGTGCGTGTGGTGTCCTCCTGTCGGGGGAAAACGCTTTTATTTTCCAGGTTTTTCTttacaataattttaaatcGTATGAATTAAA from Anopheles stephensi strain Indian chromosome 2, UCI_ANSTEP_V1.0, whole genome shotgun sequence includes the following:
- the LOC118504052 gene encoding receptor-type guanylate cyclase Gyc76C-like; its protein translation is MTRWPVLLLALLSVAFGHVPSVAALIPGPNGGGTGIGHTPVGGSAGPGSPSAAEASASSALPLYHDPYQPQSLLLQHHFNQLASSSTPQQQQQQQQQQQQQQQPNHSSGSYITKMPENSPHQKFRNNRTVLTLGYLTAVKGDLIEKQGLTISGALTMALDEINNDPELLPNVTLALRWNDTRGDTVVATRVITEMICDGVAAFFGPEGTCQTEAIVSQSRDIPMISYRCSELQRSSKIPTFARTEPPDTQVTKSIISLLTYYGWRKFSIIHEQLWKNVATSLEAQATRNNLSVNHVEMVFDNYKCCQDDMDCCRSGYWYTVIQKTMNRTRIYVFLGNSNQLVDMMATMDGMQLFAKGEYLVISADMMTYSPKLSNKYLWRVEKPPNVRTCQDLPGDFERRSRSLLVVVASEPLPTFVNFTHKVREYTQKEPFFFKQPSLFHQFVKYVSIYAAYLYDSVKLYAWALDKLLKEEQLHRPLTSDVIREVASNGTKIIATIINNRTYHSVAGATIKIDDYGDSEGNFSVLALKRENYSEANFSCEFQMRPVAHFQMRQPQHLNDTNQHRNDEIPEFKLSKVGNAIDWPGSDRPMDEPSCGFMNEHCMKDDTHIMSMVVAGVLALILFCAGVITMSIYRKWKIELEIEGLLWKIDPGDIKGYFNTEIVSSPSKLSLASAQSFGSRCSNQVFTPTARFRSVVVRIKELKFSRRKDISREIMKEMRLLRDLRHDNINSFIGACVEPMRILLVTDYCAKGSLYDIIENEDIKLDDLFIASLVHDLIKAMIYIHSSALNYHGNLKSSNCVVTSRWMLQVTDFGLHDLRHCAENESIGEHQHYRNLFWKSPELLRQPNVYGSQKGDVYAFAIILFEIIGRRGPFGYTELEPKEIIDRVKALPEPGKEPFRPDIESVIENENVSDYVINCIRDCWDENAELRPDFPNIRNRLKRMRGGKSKNIMDQMMEMMEKYANNLEEIVQDRTRLLCEEKRKTEDLLHRMLPQPVAEKLTKGLGVEPVSYDSVTIYFSDIVGFTAMSAESTPLQVVNFLNDLYTVFDRIIKGYDVYKVETIGDAYMVVSGLPITNGNRHVGEIASMALELLQAVRSHRIAHRPNETLKLRIGIHTGPVVAGVVGLTMPRYCLFGDTVNTASRMESNGEALKIHISQQCKDALDTLGGYVIVERGLIAMKGKGEVMTYWLEAATEQAIQKIPVDVRDLPPPLFCRPRRSPKMTFDSRHPSIIGLPGGGMMGGMGSYMPGSRRQSCAHRVGGGADHESSYSLQGSMFGPMVPMRADSPPRRYPFDPASAGREGSMALDDGDDYSQCTLDQRTVPVSATTGTLGSKMASSDNLKRALFGASPARRLSHKLRSITSADDYKQLCSNRSANGGRSPDAALLRESRSLDPFPVTIEPKRKRLDALAKRVPRLAKTIAAPSRTGSQTFAAPTVVSTISHESIADGSSAVRRQQHDDPQQQQPRQLTALTTKAPNNSHNSDQQSYHKYLHNNNCNGSIGNGAGQEEQAATCPLLTRQTSLTTPQDHHDCPGLYTNNSSSKRWYSLEHVGVPDEDACSKKSLTRSSIKSWLVGFIHGNGFKSSDSSLRKVGVLPVGVGGVTGFGELQPTPEKESMV